The following are encoded in a window of Perca flavescens isolate YP-PL-M2 chromosome 24, PFLA_1.0, whole genome shotgun sequence genomic DNA:
- the LOC114551132 gene encoding claudin-10 yields the protein MTGVCTPKPSHHHTQTQYTARDCVSVNDMHLKVLVLRRRCLAGGGVAKFCITANADAPVLGRPSHLLSGSLLKKRSLSCPSQDLQATGKMGNMATEIVAFVLTISGWILVSSTLRLDYWKVSSVDGTVITTATFWSNLWKTCVTDSTGVSNCKDFPSMLALDGYIQVCRGLMIAAVCLGFFGAIFALVGMKCTKIGGSETTKARLTVLSGFHFILSGLCCMTACSIYAHRITTDFFDPFFYAQKFELGAALFIGWAGSVLCILGGLIFCLSLSTGFSIRQVA from the exons ATGACTGGCGTGTGCACCCCCAAACCCTCccaccaccacacacaaacacaatatacAGCACGTGATTGTGTGTCAGTGAATGATATGCACTTGAAAGTATTGGTTCTCAGGCGTAGATGCTTGGCAGGTGGAGGAGTAGCAAAATTCTGCATAACAGCCAACGCTGACGCACCTGTCCTGGGCCGACCCTCCCACCTCCTCTCTGGGTCCCTTCTGAAGAAAAGATCTCTGTCCTGTCCCAGTCAGGACCTCCAAGCCACAGGAAAAATGGGCAACATGGCAACCGAGATCGTTGCCTTTGTCCTGACCATCTCGGGGTGGATCCTGGTGTCGTCCACCCTGAGGCTAGACTACTGGAAGGTGTCCTCTGTGGACGGGACGGTCATCACCACCGCGACCTTCTGGTCTAACCTATGGAAAACATGTGTGACAGATTCCACTGGTGTGTCCAACTGCAAGGACTTTCCTTCAATGCTGGCTCTGGATG GCTATATCCAGGTGTGTCGGGGTTTGATGATCGCTGCTGTATGTCTGGGTTTCTTTGGTGCCATCTTTGCCTTGGTAGGAATGAAGTGCACAAAAATAGGAGGCTCGGAAACCACCAAGGCTCGTCTGACTGTCCTCTCGGGCTTCCACTTCATTCTCAGTG GCCTCTGCTGCATGACTGCATGCTCCATATATGCTCACAGGATCACAACTGACTTCTTTGACCCCTTCTTTTATGCCCAGAA GTTTGAGCTGGGAGCAGCTCTGTTCATCGGCTGGGCTGGATCTGTGCTGTGTATCCTAGGCGGACTTATCTTCTGCCTCTCACTGTCCACAGGCTTCAGTATCAGGCAAGTTGCTTGA